One Streptomyces sp. P9-A2 DNA window includes the following coding sequences:
- a CDS encoding carbohydrate ABC transporter permease, with the protein MTVDRTAAAAAPPVKNTAVPAPPRRKRNWAPAFFLLPFFIPFILFTLVPVGYAFYQSLLKTERTGGTFGRKTTVFAGLEQYKEVLGDPEFLGSVGRVVLFGLVQIPLMLLLALTLALLLDSTVTRLKRFFRIAYFVPYGIPGVIAALMWAFLYDPRLSPVVELLDKVGSAPDFLGSSMMLWSIGNIVTWTYTGYNMLIIYAALQAVPGDIYEAARMDGASEAKIAWRIKIPILRPALMLTGVFSIIGTLQLFTEPQVLRSISTSVTSTYTPNLAAYSLASSDNYSEAAAMSVTLALATFVLSFGFLKFTGRKAES; encoded by the coding sequence ATGACCGTCGACCGGACAGCCGCGGCAGCGGCACCGCCAGTCAAGAACACCGCAGTCCCCGCTCCGCCGCGCCGCAAGCGGAACTGGGCGCCCGCCTTCTTCCTCCTGCCGTTCTTCATACCGTTCATCCTGTTCACCCTGGTTCCGGTCGGATACGCCTTCTACCAGAGCCTGCTCAAGACCGAACGGACCGGCGGCACCTTCGGCCGCAAGACGACCGTGTTCGCCGGCCTCGAGCAGTACAAGGAGGTACTGGGCGACCCCGAGTTCCTCGGCAGCGTCGGCCGGGTGGTGCTCTTCGGCCTGGTGCAGATCCCGTTGATGCTGCTACTGGCGCTGACGCTCGCGCTGCTGCTGGACTCCACGGTGACCCGCCTCAAGCGCTTCTTCCGCATCGCCTACTTCGTGCCGTACGGCATCCCCGGCGTGATCGCGGCGCTCATGTGGGCGTTCCTGTACGACCCGCGCCTGTCGCCCGTCGTGGAGCTGCTGGACAAGGTGGGGTCCGCGCCGGACTTCCTCGGCTCGTCGATGATGCTCTGGTCCATCGGCAACATCGTGACCTGGACCTACACCGGGTACAACATGCTGATCATCTACGCCGCGCTGCAGGCCGTTCCGGGCGACATCTACGAGGCGGCGCGCATGGACGGAGCGAGTGAGGCGAAGATCGCCTGGCGCATCAAGATCCCCATCCTGCGTCCGGCCCTCATGCTGACGGGCGTCTTCTCCATCATCGGGACCCTGCAGCTGTTCACCGAACCGCAGGTACTGCGCTCCATCTCCACCAGCGTCACCAGCACCTACACCCCGAACCTGGCGGCCTACTCGCTCGCCTCGTCGGACAACTACAGCGAGGCCGCCGCCATGTCGGTGACGCTGGCCCTGGCCACGTTCGTCCTGTCGTTCGGGTTCCTCAAGTTCACGGGTCGAAAGGCTGAATCATGA
- a CDS encoding ABC transporter substrate-binding protein, with the protein MSLRTQRPALRRALVALAALPLLATAACGGSGTGDSASGGQGTCEKSEGKVELTYWSWIPGVENAVAEWNRQNPDIQVSVKSTPNGNAGTYQNMSNALKAGNAPDLGQIEYDSLASFRLQEGLTDIASCAGVKEAEDDFVKWTWSQVTFGSGGKDGVWAVPQDTGPMALFYRKDLFEKHGISVPKTWEEYYEAAKKLKKADSKAYMTHFSQTDPNWFSGLLWQKGASMFGQDGDTWKVDVDSPAAGEVADYWQKMIDEKLVATDLQGFSPALYKAWNEGEVATWVSAAWGYSTIRDNAEATSDKWGVAPMPQWSAGDNAAGNWGGSTTAVLGKSEHPYEAAQFALWLNTDPKALEILNREGGLYPAATEGLELKALQQPVDFYDGQKIFDVFADASKNVTTDWTFGPTMTDTYRFLGDGIAGALGGKGTLEDALTQADAKTVESLEKQSLEVAK; encoded by the coding sequence ATGTCACTGCGGACCCAACGCCCCGCGCTCCGCCGGGCCCTGGTGGCCCTTGCCGCCCTCCCCCTGCTCGCCACGGCGGCCTGTGGCGGCTCCGGCACCGGGGACAGCGCCTCGGGCGGCCAGGGCACGTGCGAGAAGAGCGAGGGCAAGGTCGAGCTGACGTACTGGTCCTGGATCCCCGGCGTCGAGAATGCGGTGGCCGAGTGGAACCGCCAGAACCCGGACATCCAGGTGTCCGTCAAGTCGACCCCGAACGGCAACGCCGGCACCTACCAGAACATGTCGAACGCGCTGAAGGCGGGCAACGCCCCCGACCTCGGCCAGATCGAGTACGACTCGCTGGCGAGCTTCCGCCTCCAGGAGGGCCTCACCGACATCGCCTCGTGCGCGGGCGTCAAGGAGGCCGAGGACGACTTCGTGAAGTGGACCTGGTCGCAGGTGACCTTCGGGTCCGGCGGCAAGGACGGGGTCTGGGCGGTGCCGCAGGACACGGGCCCGATGGCCCTCTTCTACCGCAAGGACCTGTTCGAGAAGCACGGCATATCCGTCCCGAAGACCTGGGAGGAGTACTACGAGGCGGCCAAGAAGCTGAAGAAGGCCGATTCGAAGGCGTACATGACGCACTTCTCGCAGACGGACCCGAACTGGTTCAGCGGCCTGCTGTGGCAGAAGGGCGCGAGCATGTTCGGCCAGGACGGCGACACGTGGAAGGTCGACGTCGACAGCCCGGCCGCCGGCGAGGTGGCGGACTACTGGCAGAAGATGATCGACGAGAAGCTGGTCGCGACCGACCTGCAGGGCTTCTCCCCGGCGCTCTACAAGGCGTGGAACGAGGGCGAGGTGGCGACCTGGGTCAGCGCCGCCTGGGGCTACAGCACTATCCGTGACAACGCCGAGGCGACCTCCGACAAGTGGGGCGTCGCACCGATGCCGCAGTGGTCGGCGGGCGACAACGCGGCCGGCAACTGGGGCGGCTCGACCACGGCCGTCCTCGGCAAGAGCGAGCACCCCTACGAGGCGGCGCAGTTCGCGCTGTGGCTGAACACGGATCCGAAGGCGTTGGAGATCCTCAACCGTGAGGGCGGTCTCTACCCCGCGGCCACCGAGGGACTCGAGCTGAAGGCCCTGCAGCAGCCGGTGGACTTCTACGACGGCCAGAAGATCTTCGACGTCTTCGCGGACGCCTCCAAGAACGTCACCACGGACTGGACCTTCGGCCCGACGATGACGGACACCTACCGCTTCCTGGGCGACGGCATCGCGGGAGCGCTGGGCGGCAAGGGGACGCTCGAGGACGCGCTCACCCAGGCGGACGCCAAGACGGTGGAGTCCCTGGAGAAGCAGTCCCTCGAGGTCGCCAAGTAA
- a CDS encoding glycoside hydrolase family 3 protein has protein sequence MQDRSLSRRTVLASATVAAASATGVVGVTATPAVAHQRDNRLKKIISRMSIEAKIGQLFVPYFYGTSATSPSQFDQDRNLGELGVRTVAELIAKYHIGGVIYFSGWTNNIQDPRQIADLTNGVQRASLALPTPIPSLISIDQEHGVNVRIGSGATQLPGAMALGAGRSLSDARTAGRISGTELAALGIHQNFAPVADVNVNPANPIINVRSFGADAREVGRMVAAQVTGYQKAGVVACAKHFPGHGDTGEDSHTELPVITHTREEWDRIDAPPFKAAIAAGVDSIMTAHLQVPALDPSNEPATLSPTILQGVLRDELGFDGVIVTDALNMRGVRTKYGDDRVPVLALKAGADQLLFPPDIDVAYNGVLAAVRSGEITEDRLDESVLRILRVKDKVGLLSGSPYVSPKEVDRVVGARRHRLAAARIAERTTTLLVNEDEALPLRRRQKKLLVVGASPAFPTDDTRTTVPELAKAFDELGYRTTHLATGRAPDAAKVDEAVAAARGRDAVVVTTDNVGATSTQRTLVSRLLATGVPVVHLAVRNPYDIAHLGDVPASLVSYCWTEVELHAAARVIAGRVEPRGKLPVPIQRADDPTKVLFRSGHGLSYDH, from the coding sequence ATGCAGGACCGGAGTCTGTCCAGACGAACCGTTCTCGCCTCCGCGACCGTGGCCGCTGCGAGCGCAACGGGCGTCGTGGGCGTGACGGCCACCCCCGCGGTCGCGCACCAGCGCGACAACCGCCTCAAGAAGATCATCTCCAGGATGAGCATCGAGGCGAAGATCGGCCAGCTGTTCGTGCCGTACTTCTACGGTACGTCGGCGACTTCTCCCAGCCAGTTCGACCAGGACCGCAACCTCGGGGAACTCGGCGTCCGCACCGTTGCCGAGCTGATCGCCAAGTACCACATCGGCGGTGTCATCTACTTCTCCGGCTGGACGAACAACATCCAGGACCCGCGCCAGATCGCGGACTTGACGAACGGTGTGCAGCGGGCCTCGCTCGCACTGCCCACCCCCATCCCGTCCCTGATCTCCATCGACCAGGAGCACGGGGTCAACGTCCGCATCGGCAGCGGCGCCACCCAGCTGCCGGGCGCGATGGCGCTCGGCGCGGGCCGCTCGCTCTCCGACGCGCGCACCGCCGGACGGATTTCAGGCACCGAACTCGCCGCCCTGGGCATCCATCAGAACTTCGCCCCGGTCGCCGACGTCAACGTCAATCCGGCCAACCCCATCATCAACGTCCGCTCCTTCGGCGCCGACGCCCGCGAGGTCGGCCGTATGGTGGCGGCCCAGGTGACGGGTTACCAGAAGGCCGGCGTCGTGGCCTGCGCCAAGCACTTCCCGGGCCACGGGGACACCGGGGAGGACAGCCACACCGAACTGCCCGTGATCACCCACACCCGCGAGGAGTGGGACCGCATCGACGCCCCACCCTTCAAGGCCGCGATCGCCGCCGGCGTCGACTCGATCATGACCGCGCACCTCCAGGTCCCCGCGCTCGACCCCAGCAACGAACCGGCCACCCTGTCGCCCACGATCCTCCAGGGCGTGCTGCGCGACGAACTCGGCTTCGACGGCGTGATCGTCACCGACGCCCTCAACATGCGCGGCGTGCGCACCAAGTACGGCGACGACCGCGTGCCCGTCCTCGCCCTGAAGGCCGGCGCCGACCAACTGCTGTTCCCGCCGGACATCGACGTCGCCTACAACGGCGTCCTGGCCGCCGTCCGCAGCGGAGAGATCACCGAGGACCGGCTCGACGAGTCGGTCCTGCGCATCCTGCGGGTCAAGGACAAGGTCGGCCTGCTCAGCGGCAGCCCCTACGTCTCCCCGAAGGAGGTCGACCGGGTCGTCGGCGCCCGCAGGCACCGGCTCGCCGCCGCCCGGATCGCCGAGCGCACCACCACCCTGCTGGTCAACGAGGACGAGGCGCTCCCGCTGCGCCGCAGGCAGAAGAAGCTGCTCGTGGTCGGCGCCAGCCCGGCCTTCCCGACCGACGACACCCGCACCACGGTGCCCGAGCTGGCCAAGGCGTTCGACGAACTGGGCTACCGCACCACCCACCTCGCCACCGGCCGGGCGCCCGACGCGGCGAAGGTCGACGAGGCCGTGGCCGCCGCACGGGGACGGGACGCGGTGGTGGTCACCACCGACAACGTCGGCGCCACCAGCACCCAGCGCACCCTGGTGTCCCGGCTGCTCGCGACGGGCGTCCCCGTCGTCCACCTCGCGGTGCGCAACCCCTACGACATCGCCCACCTCGGCGACGTCCCGGCCTCACTGGTCTCCTACTGCTGGACCGAGGTCGAACTGCACGCCGCCGCCCGGGTGATCGCCGGCCGGGTCGAGCCGCGCGGCAAACTGCCCGTGCCCATCCAGCGGGCCGACGACCCGACCAAGGTCCTCTTCCGCTCCGGGCACGGCCTGTCGTACGACCACTGA
- the panD gene encoding aspartate 1-decarboxylase — MLRTLFKSKIHRATVTQAELHYVGSVTIDADLLDAADLLPGELVHIVDIDNGARLETYVIEGERGSGVVGINGAAAHLVHPGDLVIIISYAQVTDAEARVLEPRVVHVDGDNRIVALGADPSAPVPGSDQQRSPQAVKA, encoded by the coding sequence ATGCTGCGTACTCTGTTCAAGTCCAAGATCCACCGTGCCACCGTCACCCAGGCCGAACTGCACTACGTGGGATCCGTGACGATCGACGCCGATCTGCTGGACGCCGCCGATCTGCTGCCCGGCGAACTCGTGCACATCGTCGACATCGACAACGGGGCCCGGCTGGAGACGTACGTCATCGAGGGGGAGCGCGGCTCGGGTGTCGTCGGGATCAACGGGGCCGCCGCGCATCTCGTCCACCCCGGGGACCTGGTGATCATCATCAGTTACGCTCAGGTGACCGACGCCGAGGCGCGGGTGCTGGAGCCCAGGGTGGTACACGTGGATGGCGACAACCGTATTGTCGCCCTGGGAGCCGACCCTTCCGCGCCGGTGCCGGGGTCGGACCAGCAGCGCAGCCCGCAGGCCGTCAAGGCCTGA
- a CDS encoding GNAT family N-acetyltransferase: MSDIEIRDDRAAGRLEAVAGDGEVVGRIEYFVLESPERAIVPVHTVVEPAHEGKGIAGSLARELYATAARESIAVAPLCPYVVKWAERHPDQAPAASPELIRAAKAWPAAHPGRF, translated from the coding sequence GTGAGCGACATCGAGATCCGCGACGACCGGGCGGCGGGCCGTCTGGAAGCGGTGGCGGGCGATGGGGAAGTCGTCGGCCGGATCGAGTACTTCGTGCTCGAATCGCCCGAGCGCGCGATCGTGCCGGTGCACACCGTCGTGGAACCCGCTCATGAGGGCAAGGGCATCGCGGGCTCCCTGGCCCGGGAGCTGTACGCCACGGCTGCCCGTGAGAGCATCGCGGTCGCCCCGCTCTGCCCGTACGTCGTCAAGTGGGCCGAACGCCATCCCGACCAGGCCCCGGCCGCCTCCCCGGAGCTGATCCGGGCGGCGAAGGCGTGGCCGGCGGCGCACCCCGGGCGCTTCTGA
- a CDS encoding aspartate/glutamate racemase family protein, producing the protein MLALLHTSPVHVPVFDALRDDAHPELELRHLVDEELLDRARAVGPEAVAHDVRARLREAVADGAGAVLCTCSTIGSVAEAAAGRTGVPVLRVDRPMAGAAVAAGPRVAVLAALASTLGPTAALVEEEACRAGRPVEVRTLLVEGAWSRFEAGDPAGYVRRVADAADAVTGADVIVLAQASMAPAEHLTTTAVPVLSSPRAGLAAGAAAAAARGGR; encoded by the coding sequence GTGCTCGCCCTCCTGCACACCTCGCCCGTCCACGTCCCCGTCTTCGACGCCCTGCGCGACGACGCCCATCCGGAGCTGGAGTTGCGGCACCTCGTCGACGAGGAGCTGCTGGACCGGGCCCGCGCGGTGGGCCCCGAGGCCGTGGCCCACGACGTACGGGCGAGGCTGCGGGAGGCCGTCGCCGACGGTGCCGGGGCGGTGCTGTGCACGTGTTCGACCATCGGCTCGGTCGCGGAGGCGGCGGCCGGCCGGACCGGTGTGCCGGTATTGCGGGTCGACCGGCCGATGGCGGGCGCGGCCGTGGCCGCCGGGCCGCGCGTGGCCGTCCTCGCCGCCCTGGCGAGCACCCTCGGCCCGACGGCGGCCCTGGTCGAGGAGGAGGCGTGCCGCGCAGGCCGCCCCGTCGAGGTGCGCACCCTGCTGGTCGAGGGAGCCTGGTCCCGCTTCGAGGCGGGCGACCCGGCGGGGTACGTACGCCGGGTCGCCGACGCGGCCGACGCCGTCACCGGTGCCGACGTGATCGTGCTCGCCCAGGCGTCGATGGCCCCGGCGGAGCACCTCACGACCACCGCCGTCCCGGTGCTGTCCAGCCCGCGGGCGGGGCTCGCGGCGGGCGCGGCGGCGGCGGCGGCGCGGGGCGGCCGGTAG
- the gndA gene encoding NADP-dependent phosphogluconate dehydrogenase — protein MSSSAQIGVTGLAVMGRNLARNFARNGYTVAVHNRTAARTHALVEEFGHEGGFVAAETAKEFVAALERPRRLVIMVKAGEPTDAVIEEFAPLLEPGDMIIDGGNAHFADTRRREKALREQGIHFVGTGVSGGEEGALNGPSIMPGGSKESYASLGPMLEKISAKAADGAPCVTHVGPDGAGHFVKMVHNGIEYADMQLIGEAYQLLRDVAGYEPAQIADIFRTWNTGRLDSYLIEITAEVLSHVDAATGKPFVDVVVDQAEQKGTGRWTVQIALDLGVPVSGIAEAVFARSLSGHAALREASRGLAGPTAAPLGEAEAAAFADRVEQALYASKIVSYTQGFHEIAAGSDEYGWDIDLGAVSALWRGGCIIRAAFLDRIRAAYDARADLPSLLSDETFAREIADAQDDWREVLVAATRQGVPTPGFAAALAYYDALRAERLPAALTQGQRDYFGAHTYRRTDRDGSFHTLWGDDRSEVSA, from the coding sequence ATGAGCAGTTCAGCGCAGATCGGCGTCACGGGTCTCGCGGTCATGGGCCGCAACCTCGCGCGCAACTTCGCCCGCAACGGCTACACCGTCGCGGTGCACAACCGGACGGCGGCGCGCACCCATGCGCTGGTGGAGGAGTTCGGGCACGAGGGCGGCTTCGTGGCGGCCGAGACCGCGAAGGAGTTCGTGGCGGCGCTGGAGCGTCCGCGGCGGCTGGTCATCATGGTGAAGGCCGGTGAGCCGACGGACGCGGTGATCGAGGAGTTCGCGCCGCTGCTGGAACCCGGTGACATGATCATCGACGGTGGCAACGCCCACTTCGCCGACACCCGGCGCCGGGAGAAGGCGCTGCGCGAGCAGGGCATCCACTTCGTCGGCACCGGCGTCTCCGGTGGCGAGGAGGGCGCGCTCAACGGACCGAGCATCATGCCGGGTGGCTCGAAGGAGTCGTACGCGTCGCTGGGCCCGATGCTGGAGAAGATCTCGGCGAAGGCGGCCGACGGCGCTCCCTGCGTGACCCATGTCGGCCCCGACGGCGCCGGGCACTTCGTGAAGATGGTGCACAACGGCATCGAGTACGCCGACATGCAGCTGATCGGCGAGGCGTACCAGTTGCTGCGCGACGTCGCCGGGTACGAGCCCGCGCAGATCGCGGACATCTTCCGCACCTGGAACACCGGCCGCCTGGACTCGTACCTGATCGAGATCACGGCCGAGGTGCTCTCGCACGTGGACGCGGCCACGGGCAAGCCGTTCGTCGACGTGGTGGTCGACCAGGCCGAGCAGAAGGGCACGGGGCGCTGGACCGTGCAGATCGCGCTCGACCTGGGTGTGCCGGTGTCGGGGATCGCGGAGGCGGTGTTCGCGCGTTCGCTGTCGGGGCACGCGGCGCTGCGCGAGGCCTCGCGCGGGCTGGCGGGTCCGACGGCCGCGCCGCTCGGCGAGGCGGAGGCCGCGGCGTTCGCGGACCGGGTGGAGCAGGCGCTGTACGCGTCGAAGATCGTGTCGTACACGCAGGGCTTCCACGAGATCGCCGCGGGCAGTGACGAGTACGGCTGGGACATCGACCTCGGCGCGGTCTCCGCGCTCTGGCGCGGCGGGTGCATCATCCGCGCGGCCTTCCTGGACCGTATCCGCGCCGCGTACGACGCCCGTGCCGATCTGCCGAGCCTGCTGTCGGACGAGACGTTCGCGCGGGAGATCGCCGACGCGCAGGACGACTGGCGCGAGGTGCTGGTCGCCGCGACCCGCCAGGGCGTGCCGACCCCCGGTTTCGCCGCGGCCCTCGCCTACTACGACGCCCTGCGCGCGGAGCGCCTGCCGGCCGCCCTCACCCAGGGGCAGCGGGACTACTTCGGCGCGCACACCTATCGGCGCACGGACCGCGACGGGTCGTTCCACACCCTGTGGGGGGACGACCGCAGCGAGGTCTCGGCGTAG
- a CDS encoding transglycosylase family protein, with amino-acid sequence MAVRGRHRRYQPNRINRASLTVTAGGAGMALPLLGTGVAEAADVDTWDKVAACESSDNWDINTGNGYYGGLQFTQSTWEAFGGTRYAPRADLATKDQQIAIAEKVLDGQGPGAWPVCSQRAGLIRGGDTPDIRPAAGRSGSTEAKDDVRTGAKRDAKPDAKPDAKAAGRSGTGATTVEDVEPQKTPQSRAGRAEMYTVLHGDTLSGIAEEERVRGGWRGLYDANNATVGTDPDLILPGQRLTIPGGKAAPTRPAPKPADTASKNKKPEKKAPEKKAPEKKAPSQRTEERADRATQKSGTHVAPVAAPLGTPYHKAGSSWSKGYHTGVDFPVPTGTSVKAVAPGSVVSAGWEGSFGYQVVVRHADGRYSQYAHLSAISVRSGQSVTAGQRIGRSGSTGNSSGPHLHFEVRTGPGFGSDVDPVAYLRAGGVRM; translated from the coding sequence ATGGCCGTGCGCGGCCGGCATCGCCGGTATCAGCCGAACAGGATCAACCGCGCCTCACTCACCGTCACCGCGGGTGGTGCCGGAATGGCGCTTCCCCTCCTGGGCACCGGCGTCGCCGAGGCGGCGGACGTGGACACCTGGGACAAGGTCGCCGCGTGCGAGTCCAGCGACAACTGGGACATCAACACGGGCAACGGCTACTACGGCGGACTTCAGTTCACCCAGTCCACCTGGGAGGCCTTCGGCGGCACCCGGTACGCGCCGCGCGCGGACCTGGCCACCAAGGACCAGCAGATCGCCATCGCCGAGAAGGTCCTGGACGGCCAGGGCCCCGGCGCCTGGCCGGTGTGCTCGCAACGGGCCGGACTGATCCGGGGCGGCGACACTCCCGACATCCGCCCGGCCGCCGGCCGCTCCGGCAGCACCGAGGCCAAGGACGACGTCCGGACCGGCGCGAAGAGGGACGCCAAGCCGGACGCCAAGCCGGACGCGAAGGCCGCCGGCAGGAGCGGCACCGGCGCCACCACCGTCGAGGACGTCGAACCGCAGAAGACGCCCCAGTCCCGCGCGGGCCGTGCCGAGATGTACACCGTGCTCCACGGCGACACCCTCTCCGGCATCGCGGAGGAGGAGCGGGTACGGGGCGGCTGGCGCGGGCTGTACGACGCGAACAACGCGACCGTCGGTACCGACCCCGACCTGATCCTGCCCGGCCAGCGACTCACCATCCCCGGCGGGAAGGCCGCCCCGACCCGCCCCGCCCCGAAGCCCGCGGACACGGCCTCCAAGAACAAGAAGCCCGAGAAGAAGGCGCCGGAAAAGAAAGCACCGGAAAAGAAAGCTCCCTCGCAGCGCACCGAGGAACGGGCGGACCGCGCCACCCAGAAGAGCGGCACGCACGTGGCCCCGGTCGCCGCACCCCTGGGCACGCCGTACCACAAGGCAGGGTCCTCCTGGTCGAAGGGCTACCACACCGGTGTCGACTTTCCCGTGCCCACCGGCACGTCCGTGAAGGCGGTCGCGCCGGGCAGCGTCGTCAGCGCCGGCTGGGAGGGCTCGTTCGGCTACCAGGTGGTGGTCCGGCACGCCGACGGCCGCTACAGCCAGTACGCCCACCTGTCGGCGATCTCGGTGCGGAGCGGCCAGTCGGTCACCGCGGGCCAGCGCATCGGCCGGTCCGGCTCGACGGGCAACAGCTCGGGCCCGCATCTGCACTTCGAGGTGCGGACGGGGCCCGGTTTCGGATCGGACGTCGACCCGGTCGCCTACCTGAGGGCGGGCGGCGTCAGGATGTGA
- a CDS encoding DMT family transporter, translating into MSALALSVLLSFVSAVAYAGGAIVQEQVAVSSPGEQYAPLRRPGWWAAVALNGLGGLLHVVALACGPLSLVQPLGALTIVFALPMAALFVGRRAGATAWRGALMATAGLAGLLSLVGASDAQSLGTAQRVAAALATAVAVVTLMVAARTVQRHPAVRSILLAVASGITFGMSSVFTKTVAVDWTDGVSAGDVPSLSVIGVLATAGLLLSQASYRGAGLAAPLATLTVVNPVVAAAVGITLFGETFRYGATGTALALSCGVVAAGGLILLTTERLAREQPQRVENVGTGVPGFPVTPVGPVFLETPVAPVAPVAREVEVAMAGAVPAGRSVEAVGAVRAGGALESAGSVGAGAGSLSDPVERLLHSELARDVRVRVPAPATAASPSAPEAGAEGEAVEPSLPVFVYGPFSGGSYVPMPAQDRHRLRVTS; encoded by the coding sequence ATGAGCGCCCTCGCGTTGTCCGTGCTGCTCTCGTTCGTCTCCGCCGTGGCGTACGCGGGCGGAGCGATCGTGCAGGAGCAGGTCGCGGTGTCCTCCCCCGGTGAGCAGTACGCGCCGCTGCGCCGGCCGGGCTGGTGGGCGGCGGTCGCGCTGAACGGCCTCGGTGGTCTGCTGCACGTGGTGGCGCTCGCCTGCGGCCCGCTGAGTCTGGTCCAGCCGCTGGGCGCGCTGACCATCGTGTTCGCGCTGCCGATGGCGGCTCTGTTCGTCGGCCGCAGGGCGGGGGCGACGGCGTGGCGGGGCGCCCTTATGGCGACCGCCGGACTCGCCGGTCTGCTGTCCCTGGTCGGCGCGTCCGACGCGCAGTCCCTCGGTACCGCCCAGCGGGTGGCGGCGGCGCTGGCCACGGCCGTCGCGGTCGTCACCCTGATGGTCGCGGCCCGGACCGTGCAGCGGCACCCGGCGGTGCGCAGCATCCTGCTCGCCGTCGCCTCCGGTATCACCTTCGGCATGTCGTCCGTCTTCACGAAGACCGTGGCGGTGGACTGGACCGACGGTGTCTCGGCGGGGGACGTACCGTCCCTCTCGGTGATCGGCGTATTGGCCACGGCCGGCCTGCTGCTCTCCCAGGCCTCCTACCGGGGCGCCGGACTCGCGGCTCCGCTGGCCACGCTGACGGTGGTGAACCCGGTGGTCGCGGCAGCGGTCGGCATCACGTTGTTCGGCGAGACCTTCCGCTACGGCGCGACCGGCACGGCGCTCGCGCTGAGCTGTGGCGTGGTGGCGGCCGGCGGTCTGATCCTGCTGACGACGGAGCGGCTGGCGCGCGAGCAGCCTCAGCGGGTGGAGAACGTCGGTACGGGCGTCCCTGGCTTCCCGGTGACGCCGGTCGGCCCGGTTTTCCTGGAGACTCCGGTTGCTCCGGTTGCTCCGGTTGCTCGGGAAGTGGAGGTCGCGATGGCCGGAGCGGTGCCTGCCGGGCGGTCCGTGGAGGCGGTGGGTGCGGTGAGGGCCGGGGGCGCCCTGGAGTCCGCGGGGTCCGTGGGGGCCGGCGCCGGTTCGCTGTCCGACCCGGTCGAGCGACTGCTGCACTCCGAGCTCGCCCGGGACGTACGTGTGCGGGTGCCCGCCCCGGCCACCGCGGCCTCGCCCTCAGCCCCGGAGGCCGGGGCTGAGGGCGAGGCCGTGGAGCCGTCGCTGCCGGTGTTCGTGTACGGACCCTTCTCCGGTGGCTCGTACGTCCCGATGCCCGCGCAGGACCGGCACCGCCTACGCGTCACATCCTGA